A stretch of Microbacterium sp. 4R-513 DNA encodes these proteins:
- the cofG gene encoding 7,8-didemethyl-8-hydroxy-5-deazariboflavin synthase CofG, whose protein sequence is MTVDEAERMLSATGDDFEELLARASALRDEGLAAARRPDVITYSRKVFVPLTTLCRDRCHYCIFVDTPGQLRLTHAPLYMSDEQILRVVRAGADLGCKEALLTLGDRPEERWPEARAWLDEHGYASTLDYVAHAARLITAETGLLAHLNPGVMTAEELRTLRPTAPSMGMMLETTSRALFETPGAVHYGSPDKDPDVRLRVIADAGEARIPFTTGLLVGIGETLRDRAESLVALRDLHDRYGHVQEVIVQNFRAKPGTAMRSAPDAATREYIATVAVARIVLGAHMRIQAPPNLSARDELGLLVRAGVDDWGGVSPLTADHVNPERPWPHLDDLAAATAEAGFTLRERLTAHPEYVHDSERWIDPGLHAAVERLADPVTGLAATDASSRADPVDPERFVSGAARLRSTTGGGAADSGRFVSGAARLRSTTGTGAGAGVPPRSLSERSETKRTEPPMERLAEQAARDPRSLDDTEWEALLTATRDDLEAVVRTADDVRRYTVGDAVSMVVNRNLTSTHLRAVPAGPPTFGLADAAAVAHDAADLGATEVCVQGALPPTEDPGLYVELVRAISSAEPSLHLHAYRPQDVADLSDRGGIGLQAALDSLKAAGVRTMPGTGVKILSERVRTLVAPGDLEIDRWIEIITAEHRAGLRTSSVLFYGHVETAGERIAHLRRLRSIQDETGGFTEFVPIPLPGHGVPLVNDRADADEHRAMVAVARLMLAGSIPHIQIPWTRHGRDLAITLLQAGGDDLGGTLLDGRVLPESGVEHGLEYPYAEAAASVRRIFRPLRQRSTDYREAVPARTSA, encoded by the coding sequence GTGACCGTCGACGAGGCCGAGCGGATGCTGTCCGCGACAGGTGACGATTTCGAGGAGCTCCTCGCGCGCGCCTCGGCCCTGCGCGACGAAGGCCTTGCCGCGGCCCGGCGACCGGATGTCATCACGTACTCGCGCAAGGTGTTCGTCCCGCTCACGACGCTGTGCCGCGATCGCTGCCACTACTGCATCTTCGTCGACACCCCCGGGCAGCTGCGCCTCACGCACGCCCCGCTGTACATGTCGGACGAGCAGATCCTGCGGGTCGTGCGGGCCGGCGCGGACCTCGGGTGCAAAGAGGCGCTGCTGACGCTCGGCGACCGGCCGGAGGAGCGCTGGCCCGAGGCGCGGGCCTGGCTCGATGAGCACGGCTACGCGTCGACGCTCGACTACGTCGCGCACGCCGCCCGGCTCATCACGGCCGAGACGGGTCTGCTCGCGCACCTCAACCCGGGCGTGATGACGGCGGAGGAGCTGCGCACCCTCCGCCCGACTGCCCCGTCGATGGGCATGATGCTCGAGACCACCTCGCGCGCACTCTTCGAGACTCCGGGCGCCGTGCACTACGGATCGCCCGACAAAGACCCCGATGTGCGGCTGCGAGTCATCGCCGATGCCGGCGAAGCGCGTATCCCGTTCACGACGGGGCTCCTCGTCGGGATCGGCGAGACGCTTCGCGACCGCGCCGAGTCGCTCGTCGCGCTCCGCGACCTCCACGACCGCTACGGCCACGTGCAGGAGGTCATCGTCCAGAACTTCCGGGCCAAGCCGGGAACCGCGATGCGCAGCGCTCCGGATGCCGCGACCCGCGAGTACATCGCCACGGTCGCCGTCGCGCGGATCGTTCTCGGCGCGCACATGCGCATCCAGGCGCCGCCCAACCTCAGCGCGCGCGACGAGCTCGGCCTGCTCGTCCGCGCCGGCGTCGACGACTGGGGAGGCGTCTCGCCCCTCACCGCCGACCACGTCAACCCCGAGCGGCCGTGGCCGCACCTCGACGACCTCGCGGCTGCGACAGCCGAGGCGGGCTTCACTCTGCGCGAGCGCCTCACGGCCCATCCCGAGTACGTGCACGACTCCGAGCGCTGGATCGACCCCGGTCTGCACGCGGCCGTGGAACGGCTGGCCGACCCGGTGACGGGTCTCGCGGCGACGGATGCCTCGAGCCGGGCCGATCCCGTCGATCCGGAGCGTTTCGTCTCCGGCGCTGCGCGCCTCCGCTCAACGACCGGGGGCGGCGCTGCGGATTCGGGGCGTTTCGTCTCCGGCGCTGCGCGCCTCCGCTCAACGACCGGGACCGGGGCCGGGGCCGGCGTTCCCCCTCGGTCGTTGAGCGAGCGGAGCGAGACGAAACGCACCGAACCGCCAATGGAACGTCTGGCCGAGCAGGCCGCGCGAGACCCCCGCAGTCTCGACGACACCGAGTGGGAAGCCCTCCTCACCGCGACCCGGGACGACCTCGAGGCGGTCGTCCGCACGGCCGACGACGTGCGCCGGTACACCGTCGGCGACGCCGTGAGCATGGTCGTCAACCGCAATCTGACCTCGACGCACCTGCGCGCGGTGCCGGCCGGTCCGCCGACGTTCGGACTGGCCGATGCAGCTGCGGTCGCCCACGACGCCGCCGATCTCGGTGCGACCGAGGTGTGCGTGCAGGGCGCTCTGCCGCCGACGGAAGATCCCGGCCTGTACGTCGAGCTGGTCCGCGCGATCAGCTCGGCCGAGCCGAGCCTCCACCTCCATGCCTACCGACCGCAGGACGTGGCCGACCTCTCCGACCGCGGCGGGATCGGGCTCCAGGCGGCGCTCGACAGCCTCAAGGCGGCGGGCGTTCGCACGATGCCCGGCACGGGCGTGAAGATCCTGAGCGAGCGCGTGCGCACGCTTGTGGCACCCGGAGACCTCGAGATCGACCGCTGGATCGAGATCATCACGGCGGAGCACCGCGCCGGACTCCGCACGTCGTCGGTGCTCTTCTACGGCCACGTCGAGACGGCGGGGGAGCGGATCGCGCACCTCCGCCGCCTGCGCTCGATCCAGGACGAGACGGGCGGCTTCACGGAGTTCGTCCCGATTCCGCTTCCTGGCCACGGCGTGCCCCTCGTGAACGACCGCGCCGACGCCGACGAGCACCGGGCGATGGTCGCGGTCGCGCGCCTCATGCTGGCAGGCAGCATCCCGCACATCCAGATCCCGTGGACCCGGCACGGCCGCGACCTCGCGATCACGCTCCTGCAGGCGGGCGGAGACGACCTGGGCGGAACGCTGCTCGACGGGCGCGTGCTGCCGGAGTCGGGGGTCGAGCACGGCCTGGAGTACCCGTACGCGGAGGCCGCGGCATCCGTCCGGCGGATCTTCCGGCCCCTGCGGCAGCGGTCGACGGACTACCGCGAGGCGGTCCCGGCAAGGACCTCGGCATGA
- a CDS encoding aspartate aminotransferase family protein, translated as MSEATTDLDDLATRLDRDHVFHSWSAQAGLTPTVIAGGSGSVVWDHAGRRYLDFSSQLVNVNIGHQHPAVIRAIHDQADVLATVGPAAASLVRGEAAKRIADRAPEGFSKVFFTNGGADAVENAIRMARLHTGRDKVLSTYRSYHGNTGAAIVATGDWRRMPNEFARGHVHFFGPYLYRSEFWATTPEEESARALRHLERVIQSEGPATIAAILLESVPGTAGILVPPPGYLAGVRAIADKYDILLILDEVMCGFGRTGRWFAFQGYDVVPDLITFAKGVNSGYVPIGGVVISDPIAATFDERVFPGGLTYSGHLLGAASIVGALDAMESEGIVDNARRIGAEAIGPGLRELAERHPAIGEVRGEGVFWAIEFVTDRETREPVDAATIGRIKSELVSRDLLPFVAENRIHVVPPCVVTHDEVAQALAIYDEAFAAAL; from the coding sequence ATGAGCGAAGCGACGACCGACCTCGACGACCTCGCGACGCGGCTCGACCGCGATCACGTCTTCCACTCCTGGTCGGCGCAGGCCGGGCTGACCCCTACCGTCATCGCCGGCGGCTCGGGCAGCGTCGTGTGGGATCACGCCGGCAGGCGCTACCTGGACTTCTCGAGCCAGCTCGTCAACGTCAACATCGGACACCAGCATCCCGCGGTCATCCGGGCGATCCACGACCAGGCCGACGTCCTCGCGACCGTCGGCCCGGCCGCGGCGAGCCTCGTGCGCGGCGAGGCGGCCAAGCGCATCGCCGACCGGGCGCCCGAGGGGTTCTCCAAGGTCTTCTTCACCAACGGCGGCGCCGACGCCGTCGAGAACGCCATCCGGATGGCGCGGCTGCACACGGGCCGCGACAAGGTGCTCTCGACCTACCGCTCGTACCACGGCAACACGGGAGCCGCCATCGTCGCGACCGGCGACTGGCGACGGATGCCGAACGAGTTCGCCCGCGGACACGTGCACTTCTTCGGGCCCTACCTGTACCGCTCCGAGTTCTGGGCGACGACGCCCGAGGAGGAGAGCGCGCGGGCCCTGCGCCACCTGGAGCGCGTGATCCAGTCCGAAGGGCCGGCGACGATCGCGGCGATCCTGCTCGAGTCCGTGCCGGGCACGGCGGGCATCCTGGTGCCGCCGCCCGGCTACCTCGCCGGGGTCCGTGCCATCGCCGACAAGTACGACATCCTCCTCATCCTCGACGAGGTCATGTGCGGCTTCGGACGCACCGGCCGGTGGTTCGCCTTCCAGGGATACGACGTCGTGCCCGACCTCATCACCTTCGCGAAGGGCGTCAACTCGGGCTACGTGCCGATCGGCGGGGTCGTGATCTCCGACCCCATCGCGGCGACGTTCGACGAGCGCGTCTTCCCCGGGGGACTCACCTACAGCGGCCATCTCCTGGGCGCCGCCTCGATCGTCGGGGCGCTCGACGCGATGGAGTCCGAGGGCATCGTCGACAACGCTCGCCGGATCGGCGCGGAGGCGATCGGCCCTGGGCTCCGCGAGCTCGCCGAGCGGCATCCCGCGATCGGCGAGGTACGAGGCGAGGGCGTCTTCTGGGCGATCGAGTTCGTGACCGATCGCGAGACCCGTGAGCCGGTGGATGCCGCGACCATCGGCCGCATCAAGAGCGAGCTCGTGTCGCGCGACCTGCTGCCGTTCGTCGCCGAGAACCGCATCCACGTGGTCCCGCCGTGCGTCGTCACCCACGACGAGGTGGCCCAGGCGCTCGCAATTTACGACGAAGCCTTCGCCGCCGCCCTCTGA